In Haematobia irritans isolate KBUSLIRL chromosome 1, ASM5000362v1, whole genome shotgun sequence, a genomic segment contains:
- the LOC142225510 gene encoding mitochondrial carrier homolog 2-like, translating into MCSWIRFGMLFGYAALHPLEYFTVLVQLGHEPISAVPGLSVLGEPIMILPNIFQYIGHIQNIDGIYGCYRGFLPELVAAIFRMLVIEIADRLGLKSIEGDNDEMPLSDEEMYIRFKQNLMYDVLVSVLGIVVSHLFRVISVRMMAQFIGRESLYKSILGSIGEIYEHEGISGFFSGILPKILYEVSCLVLTSPTVFLLSKYLIKDKLIIKFAAGITQYAFSCVLYPLNVVSTCMTVSGSRIMAGQLPIMPQYSGWMDCFSDLQARKELNRGGSLFWRSAGDSSKPMPNNGGYVPIRTLAKYQ; encoded by the exons ATGTGTTCTTGGATACGTTTTGGTATGTTATTTGGATATGCTGCTCTTCATCCATTGGAATATTTCACGGTTCTAGTTCAATTGGGACATGAGCCGATATCAGCAGTGCCAGGACTGTCGGTATTGGGAGAACCAATTATGATACTGCCGAATATATTCCAATATA ttgGCCATATCCAAAACATTGATGGTATTTATGGCTGCTATCGGGGTTTCCTCCCAGAATTAGTGGCGGCGATTTTTCGCATGTTGGTGATTGAAATTGCGGACCGTTTGGGTCTAAAATCTATTGAAGGAGACAATGATGAAATGCCCCTTAGTGATGAAGAAAT GTACAttagattcaaacaaaatttaatgtacGATGTTCTCGTTAGTGTATTGGGCATTGTCGTTTCGCATCTCTTCCGTGTTATCTCGGTGCGAATGATGGCCCAATTCATTGGTCGTGAATCTTTGTACAAATCCATATTGGGTTCAATAGGTGAAATTTACGAACATGAAGGAATTTCAGGATTCTTTTCAGGTATTTTACCCAAAATATTGTATGAAGTTTCTTGCCTGGTATTGACCAGCCCCACTGTGTTTCTACTAAGCAAATATCTGATCAAGGATAAATTGATCATTAAATTCGCTGCTGGTATTACACag tatGCATTTTCATGTGTTCTATATCCTTTGAATGTGGTATCCACATGTATGACTGTATCGGGATCCCGAATAATGGCTGGTCAACTTCCCATAATGCCTCAATATAGTGGATGGATGGATTGTTTCAGTGATTTACAAGCCCGCAAAGAACTCAACAGGGGAGGCTCATTGTTTTGGAG ATCTGCTGGAGATTCCTCAAAGCCCATGCCAAATAATGGTGGCTATGTTCCAATACGTACTTTAGCCAAATATCAATAA
- the LOC142225515 gene encoding mitochondrial carrier homolog 2-like, giving the protein MCSWIRFGMLFGYAALHPLEYFTVLVQLGHEPISAVPGLSVLGEPIMILPNIFQYIGHIQNIDGIYGCYRGFLPELVAAIFRMLVIEIADRLGLKSIEGDNDEMPLSDEEMYIRFKQNLKYDVLVSVLGIIVSHLFRVISVRMMAQFIGRESLYKSILGSIAEIYKHEGISGFFSGILPKILYEVSCLVLTSPAVFLLSKYLIKDKLIIKFVAGITQYVFSCVLYPLNVVSTCMTVSGSRIMAGQLPIMPQYSGWMDCFSDLQARKELNRGGSLFWRSAGDSSKPMPNNGGYVPIRTLAKYQ; this is encoded by the exons ATGTGTTCTTGGATACGTTTTGGTATGTTATTTGGATATGCTGCTCTTCATCCATTGGAATATTTCACGGTTCTAGTTCAATTGGGACATGAGCCGATATCAGCAGTACCAGGACTGTCGGTCTTGGGAGAACCAATTATGATACTGCCGAATATATTCCAATATA ttgGCCATATCCAAAACATTGATGGTATTTATGGCTGCTATCGGGGTTTCCTCCCAGAATTAGTGGCGGCGATTTTTCGCATGTTGGTGATTGAAATTGCGGACCGTTTGGGTCTAAAATCTATTGAGGGAGACAATGATGAAATGCCCCTTAGTGATGAAGAAAT GTACAttagattcaaacaaaatttaaagtacGATGTTCTCGTTAGTGTATTGGGCATTATCGTTTCGCATCTCTTCCGTGTTATCTCGGTGCGAATGATGGCCCAATTCATTGGTCGTGAATCTTTGTACAAATCCATATTGGGTTCAATAGCTGAAATTTACAAACATGAAGGAATTTCAGGATTCTTTTCAGGTATTTTACCCAAGATATTGTATGAAGTTTCTTGCCTGGTATTGACCAGCCCCGCTGTGTTTCTACTAAGCAAATATCTGATCAAGGATAAATTGATCATTAAATTCGTTGCTGGTATTACACAG tatGTATTTTCATGTGTTCTATATCCTTTGAATGTGGTATCCACATGTATGACTGTATCGGGATCCCGAATAATGGCTGGTCAACTTCCCATAATGCCTCAATATAGTGGATGGATGGATTGTTTCAGTGATTTACAAGCCCGCAAAGAACTCAACAGGGGAGGCTCATTGTTTTGGAG ATCTGCTGGAGATTCCTCAAAGCCCATGCCAAATAATGGTGGCTATGTTCCAATACGTACTTTAGCCAAATATCAATAA